The DNA sequence CTGGGAGCAGAAAAATACCGGAAGCCAGCATACCGGCCACGCCAAAGGCAAAAATGGACCTGGCGGTAAAATGTTTTTCCAGTGATGTCTGTGCCATGGTCACCCTCCCTGCAGTTAAATAAACATGACTGTTTTAGTATTGATTAATATACTCACGGAAATTTGAAGGATCAAAAGAGACCGAAAATACTCGAGTCTCAGGTATCGTCCTTTTCCATATGGACAATTGCCCGGGGATCTGAAACGTTGATTTCGGGCTTCTATGGCCGCCCGAAATGCTGTTCGCCCAGCCGATCACGCAGAGATAGAACGTGAATAGCCCGGGTTTCAACCCGGGGTTTATAATTACGAGCGGGGCAACACGCAGGGATTGAATCACCTGAACCCGATAGACGCGTTAGGACCAGCAGACAACCTCTTTTCACATCCCCTGCCTAACAATGTATAACACACTGCGATCCGGTGTGGGCGGCAACTATCTGTATGAACTAACTTATGAAAAAGACGAGATTTCCCGCCGGGTTAAAAGTAATCGGAAATGATACTGCATCCCTGGAATGCAATATGTCGGTACATATTGGAATGGCCTTCTTAATAGATTCAAATCTGAAAAAAAACCAGTACCGGATTACTGACGAAATAACTTTGCCCGGTAATCCTATTTTATATATACCGCCTTTTGGGTTTGAGCGATTTTACCGTCAACCTCCAGTCGTATAACAAACACGCCGGATCCAACGTCTTCCGGCTGCCAGGCCAGCTGATGTTCTCCTGGTGAGTAACGTTTATCTGCCAACGTAGCGACCTTTCGCCCGGACAAATCGTAAACAGCAAGCGAGATGTAAGCTTCACCGGGAAGAGAAAATGGAATGTGGGTTACCGGGTTAAACGGATTGGGAAAATTCTTTCTCAGTTGCGCACGTTCCGGTAGGGTGTGTTCATTATCGGCGGATGGTGTCACTTGTTGTGCTATTGTATCAATCGCATCCTCTGCCGATTGGGCAACGTCCGGGTCGGAATCGTCCATAGCGACATGAAGAGTATCCAGAACTTCCGCTTTGCGTGTATACAGCTGTGACTGGAGTGATTGCCACTGTTCCAAATTCTCATTGTCAGGGTTCGACCATGGATTCTCACTTTTGAAAAACCGGGCAGTCCCTTCGATAGCGTGTCGCCGGATCCACTATCGTTCGTCACCGGTGATCGCAGTCAGAATTGAATCGGCATCCGGAAACATTGTCATGGAATACCGGGGAGGAATGTTCCAGCGATAAAGGATTGGTTCCGTAAAACT is a window from the Candidatus Neomarinimicrobiota bacterium genome containing:
- a CDS encoding T9SS type A sorting domain-containing protein, coding for MEQWQSLQSQLYTRKAEVLDTLHVAMDDSDPDVAQSAEDAIDTIAQQVTPSADNEHTLPERAQLRKNFPNPFNPVTHIPFSLPGEAYISLAVYDLSGRKVATLADKRYSPGEHQLAWQPEDVGSGVFVIRLEVDGKIAQTQKAVYIK